The Mycobacterium sp. EPa45 genomic interval GCGCAGGTAGCGCGCGAACCGGGCAATGATCTGCATCAGATAGGTCGGAACCTGCGCCGACAAGTGGGCTTCCTGGGTGATCACGCCGACCTCGGCGTCGAGCTCGCGCGGGTAGTGCGTGCGGATCTCCGCACCGAAGCGGTCCTTGAGCGGGGTGATGATGCGACCGCGGTTGGTGTAGTCCTCCGGGTTGGCACTGGCGACGACCAGCACATCCAGCGGCAGCCGCAGCGTGTAGCCGCGCACCTGGATGTCCCGTTCCTCCATCACGTTCAGCATCGAGACCTGGATGCGCTCGGCCAGGTCGGGCAGCTCGTTGACGGCGACGATGCCGCGGTGCGCGCGCGGGATCAGGCCATAGGCGATGGTCTCCGGGTCGCCGAGGCTACGGCCCTCGGCGACCTTGATCGGGTCGATGTCACCGACCAGGTCGGCCACGCTGGTGTCGGGCGTCGCGAGCTTCTCGGTGTAGCGCTCGCTGCGGTGCCGCCACTGGACGGGCAGCGCATCCCCGAGGTCGGCGGCCCGCCGGATCGACTCCGGCGTGATCGGGGTGTAGGGGTGCTCGCCGAGTTCGGATCCGGCGATCACCGGCGTCCACTCGTCGAGCAGGTTCTGCAGTGAGCGCAGCAAGCGGGTCTTGCCCTGCCCGCGCTCACCCAGCAGAACAAAGTCATGCCCCGCGATCAAGGCCCGCTCCAGCTGCGGCAACACGGTGTCTTCGAAACCGAAAATGCCTGGCCAGACGTCGTCTCCCTCGGCCAGCGCGGTCAGGAGGTTCTCCCGGATCTCCTGCTTGACGCTGCGCTCACGATGCCCGGAAGCGCGTAGTTCGCCAAGAGTGCGGGGACGGGTGTCAGGTGAAGTCACCTCTCCACGCTACGACTGCCGCGCCACGGAGGCATTACGCGGTCAGCGCAACGTCACATATGGCTCACTCGGAATACCCGCGATCAGTGCGCGAAGTGCCGGGCTCCGGTGAGGTACAGCGTGATCCCAGCCTTGGCCGCGGCTTCGGTGACCAGCTCGTCG includes:
- a CDS encoding sigma 54-interacting transcriptional regulator; the encoded protein is MTSPDTRPRTLGELRASGHRERSVKQEIRENLLTALAEGDDVWPGIFGFEDTVLPQLERALIAGHDFVLLGERGQGKTRLLRSLQNLLDEWTPVIAGSELGEHPYTPITPESIRRAADLGDALPVQWRHRSERYTEKLATPDTSVADLVGDIDPIKVAEGRSLGDPETIAYGLIPRAHRGIVAVNELPDLAERIQVSMLNVMEERDIQVRGYTLRLPLDVLVVASANPEDYTNRGRIITPLKDRFGAEIRTHYPRELDAEVGVITQEAHLSAQVPTYLMQIIARFARYLRESNSVDQRSGVSARFAIAAAETVAASARHRGAILGEEEPVARVVDLSTIVDVLRGKLEFESGEEGREQAVLEHLLRRATADTAQRVLGGIDVGPLVAAVEGGSAVTTGEQVAAKDVLAALPDLPVIDAIAKRLDAETEGERAAALELALEALYLAKRIDKVTGEGETVYG